In a genomic window of Drosophila takahashii strain IR98-3 E-12201 chromosome 3L, DtakHiC1v2, whole genome shotgun sequence:
- the LOC108056922 gene encoding histidine-rich glycoprotein, translating into MPPPHHEDRLFGIHFGLNLGGGGHHHHHHHPPPPPPEYHHHHHGPPHHYGPPPHHHHHYGPPPPPPHFDHHHHHHGGHFDHHHGPPHGHHHHHHC; encoded by the coding sequence ATGCCGCCGCCACACCACGAAGATCGCCTGTTCGGAATCCACTTTGGTCTGAATTTGGGAGGTGGCGGACACCAtcatcaccaccaccacccaccgccgcCTCCACCGGAGTaccatcaccaccaccacgGACCACCGCACCACTACGGACCTCCGCCGCACCACCACCATCACTATGGAcctccaccaccgccgccccacttcgatcatcatcatcatcaccacgGCGGCCACTTCGACCACCATCATGGACCTCCGCAcggtcatcatcatcatcatcactgCTAG